The following coding sequences are from one Paenibacillus sp. FSL R5-0912 window:
- a CDS encoding beta-galactosidase — protein sequence MKHTIQAHIAPKEIYPSTLRLGGSNPEGDQISFTNYYMELNGKPYFAICGEFHYSRYPEADWETELRQMKMSGINVIATYIFWNHHEEIEGEFDWSGNRNLRKFVELCRDNGLYVILRVGPFCHGEVRNGGLPDWLFGREFDVRSNDEGYLSYVRRLFAEIGREADALMYKDGGPVIGIQLENEFNAAAALWEQTAKQGDEYLSGGIGGEEGAAHMRLLKEYAVDSGLIAPIYTSTGWGEAPFLEDEVLPLYGGYAYTPWSISDPGQTQTPTPEYVFVNFHDDQAQGGEFNPPYPRTKYPFACCEMGGGMQTWYLSRFQVEPESVLAMTLMKLAGGCNFIGYYMFHGGTNPVGRTGYLNESTTPKLTYDFQAPIGEFGQIRESNGLLRPLHYFLRQFADRLAPMATVLPEGAEAVTPDDAHTLRYAVRTDGSSGFLFVNNYQDHVEMDEHKGVVFEVKLGEEVLCFPQRSSLTVKPKASFLLPFNFALDGLNLKYATAQPVTAVESAEAITYFFAMPEGMDGEFLLDAQDGILSVSTDAGTIEGNGSSYNVLIPHQVSSMIVIKRDGAREVRIYAMSAKDAAKLWELEDGGQSRIVFSEVPLVQTREGIEFLSSGQNAFKFREYAGGAVAPATQWSTVQAEAAVSRRTEGWFQICDVEVPQKEIALTTRRLHDHKLALQLPEDVLQGAEEVLLSIDYTGNVGYAFAGGQLFHDHFYNGLPWEIGLSRFRDVLRRGEIILETTPLRTGAVTVAADAAMAVEKIFEGEATAMFHSVTATPVYRVALKLQELADGEN from the coding sequence CTCCGGCAGATGAAGATGTCAGGAATCAATGTGATCGCCACCTATATCTTCTGGAATCATCATGAAGAAATAGAAGGGGAATTCGATTGGAGCGGCAACCGCAATCTCCGGAAGTTTGTGGAGCTGTGCCGCGATAACGGGCTCTATGTTATCCTGCGTGTCGGTCCGTTCTGTCATGGCGAGGTCCGTAACGGGGGACTCCCGGACTGGCTGTTCGGGCGGGAATTCGATGTCCGCTCCAATGATGAAGGGTACCTGAGTTATGTAAGACGATTGTTTGCAGAGATTGGCCGGGAGGCTGATGCGCTGATGTACAAGGATGGCGGGCCGGTGATCGGGATTCAGCTGGAGAATGAATTCAATGCTGCCGCTGCGCTCTGGGAACAGACGGCGAAGCAGGGGGACGAATATCTTAGCGGCGGAATAGGCGGCGAGGAAGGTGCAGCACATATGCGCCTGCTCAAGGAGTATGCGGTGGATTCCGGCCTGATTGCCCCGATTTATACCAGCACCGGCTGGGGCGAGGCGCCGTTCCTGGAAGATGAAGTCCTGCCGCTGTATGGCGGATATGCCTATACCCCGTGGAGCATCAGTGACCCGGGTCAAACCCAGACACCGACACCTGAATATGTATTCGTGAATTTCCATGATGATCAGGCCCAGGGAGGAGAGTTCAATCCGCCGTATCCCCGGACGAAGTATCCGTTTGCCTGCTGTGAGATGGGCGGCGGCATGCAGACCTGGTATCTGTCCCGGTTCCAGGTAGAACCGGAAAGTGTACTGGCCATGACCCTGATGAAGCTTGCCGGCGGCTGCAACTTTATCGGTTATTATATGTTCCATGGCGGCACGAATCCGGTGGGCAGAACAGGTTACCTGAACGAGAGCACAACGCCTAAGCTGACGTACGATTTTCAGGCACCGATTGGCGAGTTCGGACAGATCCGTGAGTCTAACGGCTTGCTGCGCCCGCTGCATTATTTCCTCCGCCAATTCGCAGACCGGCTTGCCCCTATGGCAACCGTGCTTCCGGAAGGTGCAGAGGCGGTTACTCCTGATGATGCGCATACGCTTCGTTATGCCGTCCGCACGGATGGCAGTTCCGGGTTCTTATTCGTAAATAATTATCAGGATCATGTAGAGATGGATGAGCATAAGGGTGTTGTATTTGAAGTTAAGCTTGGGGAGGAGGTCCTCTGCTTCCCGCAGCGGAGTTCGCTGACCGTCAAGCCCAAGGCTTCATTCCTGCTGCCGTTTAACTTTGCACTGGACGGACTGAACCTGAAATATGCAACGGCCCAGCCGGTCACCGCTGTGGAATCTGCTGAAGCCATCACCTATTTCTTCGCGATGCCGGAGGGTATGGATGGTGAGTTCCTGCTGGATGCGCAGGACGGTATTCTCAGTGTATCAACCGATGCCGGAACGATTGAGGGGAACGGCAGCAGCTACAACGTGCTCATTCCCCATCAAGTGTCCTCAATGATCGTAATTAAACGCGACGGAGCCCGGGAAGTCCGGATTTACGCGATGAGTGCCAAGGATGCTGCAAAGCTGTGGGAGCTGGAGGACGGCGGTCAGAGCCGGATTGTGTTCTCGGAGGTTCCGCTTGTTCAGACCCGGGAGGGTATTGAATTCCTTAGTAGCGGGCAGAATGCCTTCAAGTTCCGTGAATATGCCGGTGGAGCAGTGGCACCAGCCACGCAGTGGAGTACGGTGCAGGCTGAAGCAGCTGTCAGCAGACGGACGGAAGGCTGGTTCCAGATCTGTGATGTAGAGGTTCCGCAGAAAGAGATCGCACTCACCACGCGGCGTCTTCACGACCATAAGCTCGCGCTTCAGCTGCCTGAGGATGTTCTTCAAGGAGCTGAAGAAGTGCTGCTGAGCATTGATTACACAGGCAATGTGGGCTATGCCTTCGCCGGCGGGCAGCTATTCCATGATCATTTCTATAATGGCCTTCCCTGGGAGATCGGCCTGTCACGTTTCCGCGATGTCCTTCGCAGAGGTGAGATCATCCTCGAAACTACGCCGCTCCGCACGGGTGCTGTAACTGTGGCCGCCGATGCAGCCATGGCGGTGGAAAAGATATTCGAGGGTGAAGCGACCGCTATGTTCCACAGCGTAACGGCTACGCCGGTGTACCGGGTTGCGCTTAAGCTGCAGGAGTTGGCGGATGGGGAGAACTAA
- a CDS encoding carbohydrate ABC transporter permease has protein sequence MKTNNNKAGKIILEVVLVILSLLFLYPLFLTIINSLKSFSEVMTDVIALPKHLTFSNYSYVWKFINYPRLFLNNFVITGVGLLGIVFISSIAAYKLARTKSRWSGVLYFLCIMPMLIPFQSIMLTVLQTAKNLNLSESTWGLGLLYWGFGAPLAVFIYHGFVKGIPTEIDESATIDGASGFRLFFSVIFPLLKSVTTTIVIIDVMWIWNDFLLPLLMVNGSPDTKTLTLAAYTFVGQYTSDWQYAMTAMVMAVLPSIVVFIFLQKYIVKGVVAGAVKG, from the coding sequence ATGAAAACAAACAACAACAAGGCAGGCAAGATCATACTGGAAGTTGTTTTGGTCATATTGTCTCTGCTGTTCCTGTATCCGCTGTTCCTGACGATTATTAACTCGTTAAAAAGCTTCAGCGAGGTCATGACCGACGTTATCGCGCTGCCGAAGCATCTGACCTTCAGCAACTACTCTTATGTCTGGAAATTCATCAACTATCCGCGGCTGTTCCTGAACAACTTCGTGATTACCGGCGTCGGCCTGCTCGGCATCGTGTTCATCTCCTCCATCGCCGCCTATAAGCTGGCACGGACCAAGTCCAGATGGAGCGGCGTCCTGTACTTCCTATGCATTATGCCGATGCTGATACCGTTCCAGTCGATCATGCTGACTGTACTGCAGACCGCCAAGAACCTGAACTTGTCAGAGAGTACCTGGGGATTAGGCCTGCTGTACTGGGGCTTCGGCGCACCGCTTGCGGTATTCATCTACCACGGCTTCGTGAAGGGAATCCCGACTGAGATCGATGAGAGTGCGACCATCGACGGCGCATCCGGCTTCCGCCTGTTCTTCAGTGTGATCTTCCCGCTGCTGAAATCGGTAACCACCACCATCGTCATCATCGACGTCATGTGGATCTGGAATGACTTCCTGCTCCCGCTGCTGATGGTTAACGGCTCGCCGGATACGAAGACATTAACGCTGGCCGCTTACACCTTCGTCGGTCAATATACCTCGGACTGGCAGTATGCCATGACCGCCATGGTAATGGCCGTATTGCCATCCATCGTTGTCTTCATCTTCCTGCAAAAATACATCGTCAAAGGCGTAGTTGCCGGGGCTGTTAAGGGCTGA
- a CDS encoding carbohydrate ABC transporter permease, translating to MLKTLGRRWREKFEFGIFTLPVLICIAVAFYIPFAMTIRYSMTKWNGISKHPKFVGLDNFKQIFSGDTNFSDAAWFTIKYAILYIVIVNVLAILLAVLLDMKLKSTSWLRAAFFIPYILSLVIVGFIWKFIFMQGFNSLGESTGWAIFDLSWLGTPGLAFISILGVSIWQSIGFYLVIYIAGLQSVPEDLKEAATVDGAGPMRRFFSITLPLLAPSITISVFMALTNSIKVFDVILSLTGGGPGGTTYSIAYDIYRDTFQNNLYGYGTAKALILFLAVLVVTIIQLTVFKRREVEA from the coding sequence ATGTTAAAAACACTCGGCAGAAGATGGCGCGAGAAATTCGAATTCGGAATCTTTACGCTCCCGGTTCTGATCTGTATCGCTGTCGCATTCTACATTCCCTTTGCCATGACCATCCGCTATTCGATGACCAAGTGGAACGGGATTTCCAAGCATCCCAAATTCGTCGGTCTGGACAACTTCAAACAGATCTTCTCGGGCGATACCAACTTTTCCGACGCGGCCTGGTTCACGATTAAATATGCAATCCTTTACATTGTGATCGTCAACGTGCTGGCAATCCTGCTGGCCGTGCTGCTGGACATGAAGCTGAAGAGCACCTCCTGGCTGAGAGCGGCATTCTTTATCCCTTATATCCTCAGTCTTGTGATTGTCGGCTTCATCTGGAAATTCATCTTCATGCAGGGCTTCAACTCACTGGGTGAGAGCACCGGCTGGGCCATCTTCGACTTAAGCTGGCTCGGGACACCGGGACTAGCGTTCATCTCCATCTTAGGTGTATCTATCTGGCAGTCGATCGGTTTCTATCTCGTCATCTACATTGCCGGACTGCAGTCTGTGCCGGAAGATCTTAAGGAGGCTGCTACTGTAGACGGCGCAGGTCCGATGAGAAGATTCTTTAGCATTACGCTGCCGCTGCTTGCCCCATCGATTACGATATCAGTCTTCATGGCGCTGACCAACTCGATCAAGGTATTCGACGTCATTCTGTCGCTGACCGGCGGCGGCCCTGGCGGAACTACCTACAGTATCGCTTATGATATTTACCGGGATACGTTCCAGAACAACCTGTACGGCTACGGTACGGCCAAAGCGCTTATCCTGTTCCTGGCAGTACTTGTCGTGACGATCATCCAGCTGACAGTCTTCAAACGGAGAGAGGTTGAGGCATAA
- a CDS encoding sensor histidine kinase: MIRRALYKLLEPLLERISRRLANKLILLFTIIIILVVSSLTYISYGMLRKESVNNSIASTSNNLLLVGRNLESYLSGIEQLSLPQISYDEFAYAIVHESEDYGSKMYVEDYLKNLYFSRNDLEAVYLYVIKEHKYYYVTKENYNITVRVTEHPPIENLSWYKRALASPFNRSYQSFVEGAPAAESSVDYPVSKDKVFMGYHRLLRSIVSREPQAVLSLYLNSSVTDEIMKDIPFSTGEHLMYISPDNEPFMVDDKEFYQGSRKAGLLDQLTPEKNGRVTWSDEEQKYLVIYDISQKEGWKLVKPIPYTEIYAAATTTRKLSVFIGLLFLVLSVVLVSVTSNRITHPLKNLSLQMKRFSTGSFDAEATVEGKDEIAYLSRHFNKMVEKTNELINERYKMKIVEKNAVLKALEAEINPHFLYNALQAISTKALKNNNDDIVEMVDNLAMTLRYCISGRDVVQAREELRHIERYLALQKARFGSRMQVVYDWDESLMELRIPKLSIQTLVENCIKHALEKVSTTVTIRIEAHVTAERSIISVLDDGPGIREERLEQVMSSLQIQWEDRDSDGEEEEGNESIGLKNLNTRLKLLYGEEAGLVILSNDQGTQMDMRLPRGGVGQHV, encoded by the coding sequence ATGATTAGAAGAGCGCTGTACAAGCTGCTCGAGCCTTTGCTGGAGCGCATTTCCCGCAGGCTGGCCAACAAGCTGATTCTATTGTTCACCATTATCATCATTCTGGTGGTAAGCTCATTGACGTACATTTCCTATGGAATGCTGCGCAAGGAATCGGTCAACAACAGCATTGCGAGCACCAGCAACAATCTGCTGCTGGTCGGACGTAATCTGGAGAGTTACTTAAGCGGAATTGAACAATTGTCCCTGCCGCAGATCTCATATGATGAGTTCGCTTATGCCATCGTGCATGAATCAGAGGACTATGGCTCCAAGATGTATGTGGAGGATTATCTGAAGAATCTGTATTTCTCCCGCAATGACCTGGAAGCGGTCTACCTGTATGTGATCAAGGAGCACAAGTATTATTATGTCACCAAGGAGAACTATAATATTACCGTCCGGGTGACCGAACATCCGCCGATTGAGAATCTGTCCTGGTATAAGCGGGCACTGGCGAGTCCGTTCAACCGTTCTTATCAGTCTTTTGTGGAAGGAGCCCCGGCTGCGGAGAGCAGTGTGGATTATCCTGTTAGCAAGGACAAGGTCTTCATGGGCTATCATCGGCTGCTGCGTTCCATAGTATCTAGGGAGCCGCAGGCCGTACTGTCCCTGTATCTTAACTCGTCGGTGACCGATGAGATTATGAAGGATATTCCGTTCAGCACCGGAGAGCATCTAATGTATATCAGCCCGGATAATGAACCTTTTATGGTGGACGATAAGGAATTCTATCAGGGGAGCAGGAAGGCGGGGCTGCTGGACCAATTGACACCGGAGAAGAACGGGCGTGTGACGTGGTCGGATGAAGAACAGAAGTACCTGGTGATCTACGACATCAGTCAAAAAGAAGGCTGGAAGCTCGTTAAGCCGATTCCGTATACAGAAATCTATGCCGCTGCGACAACGACCCGCAAGCTGAGTGTATTCATCGGCCTGCTGTTCCTGGTATTGTCCGTGGTGCTGGTCAGTGTCACTTCGAACAGAATTACGCACCCGCTGAAGAATCTGTCGCTGCAGATGAAGCGGTTCAGTACGGGGAGCTTCGATGCTGAGGCAACGGTGGAGGGTAAGGATGAGATCGCCTATCTGTCACGCCATTTCAATAAGATGGTCGAGAAGACCAATGAACTGATTAATGAACGCTATAAAATGAAAATCGTTGAAAAAAACGCCGTCCTCAAAGCCCTGGAGGCCGAGATTAATCCGCATTTTCTGTACAATGCGCTGCAGGCCATCTCCACCAAGGCGCTGAAGAACAACAATGATGATATCGTCGAGATGGTCGACAATCTGGCCATGACGCTGAGATACTGCATCAGCGGACGGGATGTTGTGCAGGCCCGGGAAGAGCTGCGGCATATTGAGCGTTATCTGGCCCTGCAGAAAGCGCGGTTCGGCAGCCGGATGCAGGTCGTGTACGACTGGGATGAAAGCCTGATGGAGCTGAGGATTCCCAAGCTGTCGATTCAGACGCTGGTAGAGAACTGCATCAAGCATGCGCTGGAAAAGGTATCCACTACGGTTACCATCCGAATCGAGGCGCATGTTACCGCTGAGCGCAGTATCATTTCCGTGCTGGATGACGGGCCGGGCATTCGTGAGGAGCGGCTGGAGCAGGTGATGAGCTCTCTGCAGATCCAGTGGGAGGACCGCGATTCGGATGGGGAGGAAGAGGAAGGCAATGAGAGCATTGGCCTGAAGAACCTTAATACCCGGCTGAAGCTTCTATATGGAGAAGAGGCGGGACTAGTGATTCTAAGTAATGATCAGGGAACTCAAATGGATATGCGGCTGCCGCGGGGAGGAGTAGGACAACATGTATAA
- a CDS encoding response regulator transcription factor, translating to MYKVLIIDDEEPLREAINILGDWKGLGVGQVLEATNGQAGLAMLRREKFDLVLVDMKMPELSGSQLLQIAEEEFPDLLLIVISGYNDFEYTRQAIRSKVVDYLLKPVNRTDLNHALRKAVDILEAKRKRESEFINRNITLNMSLPKLKEKMYLSIIDRSFKTQSNEAFLPLIGADGAASHFAVGILRMLNLEQVRKERFHEDRDLLHFAVTNVMNENSDGQFESFSFASPKGEREFIAIFTMKGGYGADAAFLSLHHMKKAAATLKELFGIVCAGGTGDPYSDLLSIAGSYEQAKEALDRIDLLGMKGSMILQSGGSRMEKPASRDNPSLTGRMPQIRSSLESGNVNHARNIFSEFVSKWKDAEHFTLGEADRTLQEFIILLNEIAAQLDAVPPQIRSSKDKGLHALGIRSDFASFEQFEGVLNRIFEMYAGEISRTLSGDRSSVLENIKAYIDNHYFEDIKISMFTDKYFLSREYLMKLFKGQYGYGIHEYVQKVRMDKAKALLSDPGLKIQDISEMLGYKDKNYFSKAFRNYYDCSPSEFRLQLLG from the coding sequence ATGTATAAAGTGCTGATTATAGACGATGAGGAGCCTTTGCGCGAAGCGATCAATATTCTGGGAGACTGGAAGGGACTGGGTGTCGGACAGGTTCTGGAGGCGACAAATGGCCAGGCGGGGCTTGCGATGCTGCGCCGGGAGAAATTCGATCTGGTGCTGGTGGATATGAAAATGCCGGAGCTGAGCGGCTCCCAGCTGCTGCAGATCGCCGAGGAGGAGTTCCCGGACCTGCTGCTGATTGTGATCAGCGGCTACAATGATTTCGAATATACGCGCCAGGCGATCCGCTCCAAGGTGGTGGATTATCTCCTTAAGCCGGTTAACCGGACTGATCTTAACCATGCGCTGCGCAAGGCGGTGGACATACTCGAAGCGAAGCGGAAGCGGGAGAGTGAGTTCATCAACCGCAATATTACATTGAATATGTCTTTGCCGAAGCTGAAGGAGAAGATGTATTTGTCCATTATAGACCGCAGCTTCAAAACGCAGTCCAATGAAGCCTTCCTGCCGCTGATCGGTGCGGACGGGGCGGCCAGCCATTTCGCTGTAGGTATCCTGAGGATGCTTAATCTGGAGCAGGTGCGCAAAGAAAGATTCCATGAGGACCGGGATTTGCTGCATTTTGCCGTAACTAATGTAATGAATGAGAACAGTGACGGACAGTTTGAGTCGTTCAGCTTTGCCAGCCCCAAGGGGGAGCGGGAGTTTATCGCTATCTTTACGATGAAGGGCGGATACGGGGCGGACGCCGCCTTTCTGTCTCTGCATCATATGAAGAAGGCCGCAGCTACGCTGAAGGAGCTGTTCGGCATCGTCTGTGCCGGCGGAACAGGTGATCCCTACAGCGATCTCCTGAGTATTGCCGGTTCTTATGAGCAGGCCAAAGAGGCACTCGACCGGATTGACCTGCTGGGCATGAAGGGCAGCATGATCCTGCAGAGCGGCGGCAGCAGGATGGAGAAGCCGGCGTCCAGGGACAATCCTTCACTGACCGGACGGATGCCGCAGATCCGCAGCAGCCTGGAGAGCGGGAACGTGAACCATGCGCGTAATATTTTTAGCGAGTTCGTCTCCAAATGGAAGGATGCGGAGCATTTCACACTCGGTGAAGCGGACAGAACCCTGCAGGAATTCATTATTCTGCTTAATGAGATTGCTGCACAGCTGGATGCAGTGCCGCCGCAAATCCGCAGCAGCAAGGATAAGGGGCTGCACGCTCTGGGCATCCGCAGCGATTTTGCCTCCTTTGAACAATTTGAAGGTGTGCTGAACCGGATATTCGAGATGTATGCCGGGGAGATCAGCCGGACGTTATCCGGAGACCGCAGCAGCGTGCTGGAAAATATTAAAGCATACATTGATAACCATTATTTTGAGGATATTAAGATATCGATGTTCACGGATAAATATTTCCTGAGCAGAGAATACTTGATGAAGCTGTTCAAGGGGCAGTACGGATACGGCATTCATGAGTATGTGCAAAAGGTAAGAATGGACAAAGCCAAAGCACTGCTGTCTGATCCCGGCCTCAAAATTCAGGATATTTCCGAAATGCTGGGGTACAAGGATAAGAACTATTTCAGCAAGGCGTTCCGTAATTACTATGATTGTTCACCTTCTGAATTCCGGCTGCAGCTGCTGGGGTAG
- a CDS encoding ABC transporter substrate-binding protein gives MLKRFMALSASLLLVGGLLAGCGGNNNNNAANNTGGTNGAENTATDSSKPVTINMFTASPEYTDAFNAYIAEYKKVKPNVTINLEIMQADYNTVLKSKIAAGSTPDVFQTTAGGDIDTFAEYSADLTNEPLAAAMTDAVRSNMSSTDGKVLGLPVKGNLFVLMYNKKLLADAGITEVPKTTAEMDDAITKLEAKGITPFANAYKEWWVWKHIFQHFVDAAATDAGTDAKTLVADFIAGKTTFADHPVLKDNFFTFIDTTVKHGTDKPLERDSNAEVSDFALGKTAFMTGKGAWDEEAIKKITPDFDLGIAGYPVSDKAEQSQIITGADQALRINKDSAVAAETIEFFNWLYTSEYGKSWFSTVAKVIPPIKDAPMPDLQMPKEMEEILKTEKSGDLSVNYSLDTFHQKFGELMQAYIGGSKTKDQAIDEIQKAWIQFGSAQ, from the coding sequence ATGTTAAAAAGATTTATGGCACTATCTGCGAGTCTGCTGCTCGTCGGCGGACTGCTGGCCGGTTGCGGCGGGAACAACAATAATAATGCCGCTAACAACACGGGTGGAACAAATGGAGCAGAGAATACAGCTACAGATTCTTCCAAGCCCGTCACGATTAATATGTTTACCGCATCTCCCGAGTACACAGACGCTTTCAACGCCTACATCGCTGAATACAAGAAGGTTAAGCCAAATGTAACAATCAATCTGGAAATTATGCAGGCTGACTACAATACGGTGTTGAAATCCAAAATTGCCGCAGGCAGCACGCCTGACGTGTTCCAGACTACCGCTGGCGGCGATATCGATACTTTCGCTGAATACAGTGCTGACCTGACCAATGAACCGCTGGCAGCAGCGATGACAGATGCTGTCCGCTCCAACATGAGCTCCACGGACGGTAAAGTACTGGGACTTCCGGTCAAAGGCAACCTGTTCGTCCTGATGTACAACAAGAAGCTGCTGGCAGATGCAGGCATCACTGAAGTTCCTAAGACTACCGCTGAAATGGATGACGCAATCACTAAGCTCGAAGCGAAAGGCATCACGCCATTCGCCAACGCCTACAAAGAGTGGTGGGTATGGAAGCATATCTTCCAACACTTCGTTGACGCTGCAGCAACTGATGCAGGTACTGACGCTAAAACACTCGTAGCTGATTTCATCGCCGGCAAAACGACCTTCGCGGATCATCCGGTGCTGAAGGATAACTTCTTCACCTTCATTGATACTACGGTAAAACACGGAACGGACAAGCCGCTGGAACGCGACAGCAATGCTGAAGTCAGTGACTTTGCCCTTGGCAAAACAGCATTCATGACCGGTAAAGGCGCATGGGATGAAGAAGCGATCAAGAAAATCACCCCTGACTTTGATCTGGGCATCGCCGGCTACCCTGTCAGCGACAAAGCTGAGCAGTCCCAGATCATCACCGGTGCCGACCAGGCGCTGCGCATCAACAAGGATTCTGCTGTAGCTGCTGAAACGATTGAATTCTTCAACTGGCTGTACACTTCCGAATACGGTAAGAGCTGGTTCTCCACAGTAGCTAAGGTTATTCCTCCAATCAAGGATGCACCGATGCCTGACCTGCAAATGCCTAAGGAAATGGAAGAGATCCTCAAAACCGAGAAATCCGGCGACCTGTCGGTGAACTATTCGCTGGATACGTTCCACCAGAAATTCGGTGAATTAATGCAGGCTTATATCGGCGGCAGCAAGACTAAGGATCAAGCGATTGACGAAATTCAAAAGGCCTGGATTCAATTCGGGTCCGCTCAATAA
- a CDS encoding glycoside hydrolase family 36 protein has protein sequence MASTLIEIGENGLYLTIEITEEQDVRLLHFGAAPLEAGDIEEKNKPGFRLLELQLSGEDRAEYHGRTHRASYPGLRMVYSGHSDYVNELGRKLEITLLDLVTEVRAVQHYQFYTSVQIVRSWTVLRNEGDAAAAVEYISSFALTGVDKEGSGDRNGKIEVSLAHSGWQSELQWKSYSLPELGMSHLADRGSKRIAASNTGSWSAAELLPMAVLQNKESGTSLFWQIEHNGSWHWELTDQYDQLTLLVSGPTEHDNHWWLKLAPGEEFTSVPVAAGAVQGGFQDAAEQLTAYRRIIRRPNEDNELLRIIFNDYMNCLWGSPTTEKLLPLIDAAADVGCEYFCIDAGWYAPGEWWDGVGQWEPSMERFPEGIKYVLDDIRSKGMIPGLWLELEVMGVNSPKLAETDDSWFFMRHGKRVKDRSRYQLDYRSPKVIEHANGVIARLVEEYGVGYIKMDYNINAGIGTETDADSFGDGLLQHNRAYLAWLDSIFVRYPQLVIENCSSGGMRMDYAMLSRHSIQSTSDQEDYVQYAAIAAGSPAALTPEQSAVWSYPLREGDDEEVIFNMVNALLLRVHQSGHLAELAPQRRALVKEALDYYKSIRAHIPQAFAFWPLGLPDSGGEWVSFGLRHGDIRYIAVWRIAGDAAGITLPVPELKGQAADARCAYPQAHGAEWSWNPAEGRLSVSLPPGKTARLFELRS, from the coding sequence ATGGCCAGCACACTCATAGAGATTGGCGAGAACGGACTTTATCTTACGATTGAAATTACGGAAGAGCAGGATGTGCGGCTGCTGCATTTCGGCGCGGCGCCACTTGAAGCTGGTGATATTGAAGAGAAGAACAAGCCCGGCTTCCGGCTGCTGGAGCTGCAACTGTCTGGCGAAGACCGGGCAGAATATCACGGTCGGACACACCGCGCGTCATATCCGGGGCTTCGTATGGTATATAGCGGACACAGCGATTATGTAAATGAGCTGGGACGCAAGCTGGAAATTACACTGCTGGATCTGGTTACGGAAGTGCGGGCGGTGCAGCATTATCAGTTCTATACAAGCGTGCAGATTGTGCGCTCCTGGACGGTCTTGCGCAATGAAGGGGATGCGGCTGCTGCGGTCGAGTATATTTCCTCCTTTGCGCTTACGGGAGTGGATAAAGAGGGCAGTGGAGACCGTAACGGTAAAATTGAAGTTAGCCTTGCTCACAGCGGCTGGCAGAGTGAATTGCAGTGGAAGAGCTATAGCCTGCCGGAGCTGGGCATGTCCCATCTGGCCGACCGCGGCTCGAAACGGATTGCCGCCAGCAATACCGGCTCCTGGTCGGCGGCTGAGCTGCTGCCCATGGCGGTACTGCAGAACAAGGAGAGCGGGACAAGCCTGTTCTGGCAGATTGAGCACAACGGCTCCTGGCACTGGGAGCTGACGGATCAGTACGACCAGCTCACGCTGCTGGTCAGCGGGCCTACGGAGCATGACAATCACTGGTGGCTGAAGCTGGCCCCGGGTGAAGAATTCACCTCTGTGCCGGTGGCCGCAGGCGCTGTGCAGGGCGGCTTCCAGGACGCGGCAGAACAGTTGACCGCGTACCGGCGGATCATCCGCAGACCGAATGAGGACAATGAGCTGCTGCGGATTATTTTTAATGACTACATGAACTGTCTGTGGGGGAGTCCGACAACAGAGAAGCTGCTGCCGCTGATTGATGCCGCCGCCGATGTCGGCTGTGAATACTTCTGTATTGATGCGGGCTGGTATGCTCCGGGCGAGTGGTGGGATGGCGTGGGCCAGTGGGAGCCGTCGATGGAGCGGTTCCCGGAAGGCATCAAATATGTGCTGGACGATATCCGTAGCAAAGGGATGATTCCCGGACTGTGGCTGGAGCTGGAGGTTATGGGGGTCAACAGTCCGAAGCTGGCCGAGACCGACGACAGCTGGTTCTTCATGCGCCACGGCAAACGGGTGAAGGACCGCAGCCGGTATCAGCTGGATTACCGCAGTCCGAAGGTCATAGAGCATGCCAATGGCGTCATTGCCCGGCTGGTGGAAGAATACGGTGTCGGATATATCAAGATGGATTACAACATCAACGCAGGAATTGGTACCGAGACGGATGCGGACAGCTTCGGGGATGGACTGCTGCAGCATAACCGGGCGTATCTGGCCTGGCTGGACAGTATCTTCGTCCGTTACCCGCAACTGGTAATCGAGAACTGCTCCAGCGGCGGCATGCGGATGGACTATGCCATGCTCAGCCGCCATAGCATCCAGTCCACCAGCGACCAGGAGGATTATGTGCAGTACGCGGCCATTGCCGCAGGTTCCCCGGCGGCGCTGACGCCGGAGCAATCTGCCGTGTGGTCGTATCCGCTGCGCGAAGGCGATGATGAAGAGGTCATCTTCAACATGGTCAATGCGCTGCTGCTCCGCGTTCACCAGAGCGGCCATCTGGCCGAGCTTGCGCCACAGCGCAGAGCCTTGGTGAAGGAGGCGCTGGATTATTACAAATCCATCCGCGCCCATATCCCGCAGGCGTTCGCCTTCTGGCCGCTCGGTCTGCCGGACAGCGGCGGGGAATGGGTCAGCTTCGGCCTGCGCCACGGAGATATCCGTTATATTGCCGTATGGCGGATTGCCGGAGATGCAGCCGGGATTACGCTGCCCGTCCCTGAGCTGAAGGGACAGGCCGCAGATGCCCGCTGCGCCTATCCGCAGGCGCACGGAGCGGAATGGAGCTGGAACCCGGCGGAAGGCAGACTGAGCGTCTCGCTCCCGCCGGGCAAGACCGCGAGGCTCTTCGAGCTTCGGTCTTAG